Proteins co-encoded in one Arachis hypogaea cultivar Tifrunner chromosome 11, arahy.Tifrunner.gnm2.J5K5, whole genome shotgun sequence genomic window:
- the LOC140176115 gene encoding uncharacterized protein, whose protein sequence is MNLEGVGDEVRCRAFPVTLAGPTIRWFNSLPQGSVARFLDISHTFLAQFTTQIAKAKHPINLLVVTQRPGEPTRKYLDRFNDECLEIDRITDSMASLCLTNGLLNEDFRKHLTTKPVWTMQEIQSVAREYINNEEVSQVVAANKRQPAYNQPRQHGGGKRPKEHARDGGLSKTSRPFPQIGKFTNYTHLTIPIIEVYQQIAEKGILSKPRPLKDRTGGNKSLYYDYHKGYGHKTQDCFDLKDALEQAIQDGKLAEFFHLIRGPRRRDRDREGEDKTRAVKLRHEPEDNEHGLNIVNVVTARDAAPRWRSAHKKDVKVLAASSSPARSSKRVPPMSFGTEDQWFDEVSENPPMVITARVGTGLIKRILVDTGADLNIMFRNVFDALGLRDADLRTHQHVVVGLGDYFINPDGTISLPISVGLGQGKRSVMAEFVILRDSTAYNVILGRKTINDLGAVIRRLGNGSHLRQCSLSLRKKSKEASGVFLADLDARVDDKPRPEPEPEGNLERFRVGDTEEKFTFVNRNLPHDLKEPSMEMIRANGDLFAWTPADMPGIDPQLMSHRLAVRAGAKEVTQRRRKMSQERAEEVARQTASLLEAGFI, encoded by the exons atgaacTTGGAGGGAGTAGGAGACGAAGTAAGGTGTCGCGCTTTCCCGGTCACTCTGGCGGGACCTACAATACGGTGGTTTAACAGCCTCCCGCAAGGCTCCGTTGCTAGGTTTTTGGACATAAGCCACACTTTCTTGGCCCAATTCACTACCCAAATTGCGAAGGCAAAACACCCGATCAACTTACTCGTGGTGACACAAAGGCCCGGCGAGCCGACCAGAAAATACTTGGACCGGTTCAACGATGAATGTTTGGAGATCGACAGGATAACTGATTCGATGGCCAGTTTGTGTTTGACGAATGGACTCTTGAATGAGGATTTCAGGAAGCACCTCACCACGAAGCCGGTATGGACGATGCAAGAGATCCAAAGCGTGGCCAGGGAATATATCAACAATGAAGAAGTCAGTCAAGTCGTGGCAGCCAACAAACGGCAGCCCGCCTACAATCAACCTCGGCAGCACGGTGGCGGGAAAAGGCCGAAGGAGCATGCCAGAGACGGCGGGCTGAGCAAGACATCCAGGCCATTTCCCCAAATCGGAaaattcaccaactacacccACCTCACCATTCCCATCATAGAAGTTTATCAGCAGATAGCTGAGAAAGGAATTCTATCGAAGCCCCGACCTCTCAAGGACAGAACCGGGGGGAACAAAAGCCTCTATTATGATTATCATAAGGGCTACGGACACAAGACACAGGACTGTTTTGACCTGAAGGACGCGCTAGAACAAGCGATCCAGGACGGAAAGCTGGCTGAATTCTTCCACCTCATCAGGGGGCCGAGGAGACGAGATCGTGACCGCGAGGGAGAGGACAAGACCCGTGCAGTGAAGCTACGTCATGAGCCAGAGGACAACGAGCACGGCCTTAACATAGTGAACGTGGTAACAGCAAGAGACGCGGCTCCAAGGTGGAGGTCGGCACACAAGAAGGACGTCAAGGTCTTGGCGGCCTCCTCGTCTCCTGCGCGAAGCTCCAAGAGGGTTCCGCCTATGTCGTTTGGTACAGAGGACCAATGGTTTGACGAGGTGTCAGAAAAccctcccatggtcatcacggccagagtGGGGACCGGCCTCATCAAGCGGATCCTCGTAGACACCGGGGCTGACTTGAATATCATGTTCCGTAACGTGTTCGATGCCTTGGGTCTCCGGGATGCCGACTTAAGGACTCACCAGCACGTTGTCGTAGGCTTGGGAGACTACTTCATCAATCCCGACGGGACAATCTCCCTACCGATATCCGTAGGACTAGGACAGGGAAAAAGATCGGTAATGGCTGAGTTCGTGATTCTGCGAGACTCCACGGCCTACAACGTCATCCTAGGAAGAAAGACTATCAACGATCTCGGGGCAGTGATCA GGAGACTTGGAAACGGCAGTCACTTGCGACAATGCAGTCTCTCCTTAAGGAAGAAATCCAAAGAAGCATCGGGAGTATTCCTCGCCGACCTGGACGCTAGAGTCGACGACAAACCCAGACCCGAACCCGAACCAGAAGGGAACTTAGAAAGATTCAGGGTTGGCGACACAGAGGAAAAGTTCACTTTTGTGAACAGGAATCTCCCACATGACCTGAAGGAACCTTCAATGGAAATGATTAGGGCTAACGGCGACCTATTTGCCTGGACGCCAGCCGATATGCCGGGGATAGACCCGCAGCTCATGTCGCATCGTTTGGCCGTCAGAGCGGGGGCCAAGGAGGTCACTCAGAGGAGAAGGAAAATGTCACAAGAAagagcagaggaggtggccaggcagactGCCAGCCTTCTCGAAGCGGGATTTATCTGA